The genomic DNA TTTTCAGCGGCTCGGACAAAGTCCTACAAGGGGCTACACCGATTCCTCGTCAACCTGTCGGGATTTCCCTACACCTCTGGTGAAGTGTCGGCAGGCACTCGCCTTGAAAGGCTGACACGCTTTCCTCTACCGTAACTGTCTGTCTCTACTGTTACGGATAAGCCATGTCGTTGGCCTGCTCACGCTCCTTGTTTTTCATGGCTTTCACCGCAGGGGCTCTGGCCCTGGGAGCTTCCTATTATCTTGAATACGCGATCGGGCTGACACCGTGCAGCCTGTGTCTGGTGCAGCGGTTTTTCATGGTGTTGCTGACGGTCTGCTGCGGGCTGGCTGCGGTGCATGGTCCCGGGCGTGTCGGTCTGTCGGTGTACTGGGTCGCAGCCTTTGGCGCGAGCCTGGGAGGCACCACGGCGGCCTGGCGGCAGGTGTTGCTTCAGGGCGATACATTGTCGCAACTGGCCAGCTGTGCTCCGGACTCCGAAGCCTTGTTCAGCAGCCTGCCCTGGCTGTGCGCGACCGCGCGGATGTTTAAAGGCAGTGCCGACTGCGTTGAGATCTCCTGGACGCTGTTCGATTTGAGCATCCCGGAGTGGAGCCTGCTGTTCTTTGTCGCGATGTCGATTTTTGCGGTTTATCAATTGCTGCGTCTGGTCTGGAGCGCTCTGCAACGACCGCTCAGCGGCGAAGCGTCGCACCGGGTGCTGGTCGAGGATTAAACACTTGTATGAACTTTTACTCCTGCGTACCTTGAAGCCATAAGCGTGCGGGCATAATCTGGCCCGCACGTGTCATTGGATTTATGTTGCTCGATGACGCTCTGCCCGACCGTCCCCCAGGCCAAAACCAAAAGCGGGACGCGGGTGTAGAGCAGCATGACCCACAAGGGAAGAGAGATTGCCATGCTCGAAAGTTGTCAGAATGCTCAGGAACGTTGGGGTGGGGTTCATCTGCTGATCGACCGCTGGTTGCAAGAGCGTGAAGATCTGATCGGTGCCTACGACAAACTCGGCGCGGAGCCTCAGACGTTGTCCGAGAACCGCAAGCCCTTGCAGGAGTTCTGCGGTGTGCTGGTCGATTACGTCTCGGCCGGGCACTTCGAAATCTACGAACAGCTGACCGGTGAGGCCAAGGCGTTCAACGACAAGCGTGGCTTGGAGCTCGCCGAGACGATCTATCCGCGCATCGATGTCATCACCGAAAAGCTTCTCGCGTTCAACGACCTTTGCGATGAAGGCAAATGCGTCGCGGAGAAATTCAAGGAGCTTGGCGGCCTGCTTCACGAACGATTCGAACTGGAAGACTGCTTGATTGAAGTGCTGCACACGGCACACAAGGAAGAAGATTCAGTTCAGGTCTGACTGACGCTTTGAACAAAAAACGGTGCGCTCAGGCGCACCGTTTTTTTTTGCCCGATCAGCTCGTCGCACCACGCAATTCGACTTCAAAAACCAGCGGTGTGAACGGCGCGATCAGGTCGCCGGCACCGTCTGCGCCATAGGCCTGATCGGATGGAATCACCAGTCGCCATTTCGCACCCACCGGCATGTTTTGCAACGCGGTGCGCCAACCCGCGATTACGCTGTCGAGGTTGAACCACTGCGGCTGACTGTTCTGGTCGAACACGGTGCCATCCGGCAGGCGCCCGATATACAACACCTGGACTTGTCCATCGGGACCGGCTTTCGCGCCAGTGCCTGGCGTCAGCTCGGTCAGCAAGATGCCGTCGGCCAGTTCCTTCACGCCCGGTCGGGCTTTTTCCGCCGTCAGGAAACGCTGCTCGTTTTCCATCGCGGCATCGCTCGAAGGCTGCGCATTGTGTTCGGCATTCTGTGATTCGTGATCGGCCAGAATCTGCTCAATGCGCGCTTCGCTCAGCGCCAGCGGCTTGCCTTGATAAGCCTGCTGCAACCCATCGATCAATGCCTGAATCTGCAATTGCGGGACTTCCTGACGCAGCCGTTCGCCCAGGCTTGCACCGAGGCTGTAGGCCAGATCATGAGCGTCATTCGCCGTGGTTTTTTCGTCTGCGTGGGTAA from Pseudomonas baetica includes the following:
- the rsd gene encoding sigma D regulator; translation: MLESCQNAQERWGGVHLLIDRWLQEREDLIGAYDKLGAEPQTLSENRKPLQEFCGVLVDYVSAGHFEIYEQLTGEAKAFNDKRGLELAETIYPRIDVITEKLLAFNDLCDEGKCVAEKFKELGGLLHERFELEDCLIEVLHTAHKEEDSVQV
- a CDS encoding disulfide bond formation protein B codes for the protein MSLACSRSLFFMAFTAGALALGASYYLEYAIGLTPCSLCLVQRFFMVLLTVCCGLAAVHGPGRVGLSVYWVAAFGASLGGTTAAWRQVLLQGDTLSQLASCAPDSEALFSSLPWLCATARMFKGSADCVEISWTLFDLSIPEWSLLFFVAMSIFAVYQLLRLVWSALQRPLSGEASHRVLVED
- a CDS encoding FKBP-type peptidyl-prolyl cis-trans isomerase, which encodes MSRYFFLSLCMIFSVTHADEKTTANDAHDLAYSLGASLGERLRQEVPQLQIQALIDGLQQAYQGKPLALSEARIEQILADHESQNAEHNAQPSSDAAMENEQRFLTAEKARPGVKELADGILLTELTPGTGAKAGPDGQVQVLYIGRLPDGTVFDQNSQPQWFNLDSVIAGWRTALQNMPVGAKWRLVIPSDQAYGADGAGDLIAPFTPLVFEVELRGATS